In Vicugna pacos chromosome 1, VicPac4, whole genome shotgun sequence, a single window of DNA contains:
- the RPL24 gene encoding large ribosomal subunit protein eL24: MKVELCSFSGYKIYPGHGRRYARTDGKVFQFLNAKCESAFLSKRNPRQINWTVLYRRKHKKGQSEEIQKKRTRRAVKFQRAITGASLADIMAKRNQKPEVRKAQREQAIRAAKEAKKAKQASKKTAMAAAKAPTKAAPKQKIVKPVKVSAPRVGGKR, translated from the exons ATGAA GGTCGAGCTGTGCAGTTTCAGCGGGTACAAGATCTACCCAGGACACGGGAGGCGCTATGCCAGGACAGACGGGAAG GTTTTCCAATTCCTTAATGCAAAATGTGAGTCGGCGTTCCTTTCCAAGAGGAATCCTCGGCAGATCAACTGGACTGTCCTCTACAGAAGAAAGCACAAAAAGGGACAATCG gaagaaattcaaaagaaaagaactcGCCGTGCAGTCAAATTCCAGAGGGCCATAACTGGTGCATCTCTTGCTGATATAATGGCAAAGAGGAATCAGAAACCTGAAGTTAGGAAGGCTCAACGAGAACAGGCTATCAG GGCTGCCAAGGAAGCAAAAAAGGCTAAGCAAGCATCTAAAAAGACAGCAATGGCTGCTGCAAAG GCTCCCACAAAGGCGGCACCTAAGCAAAAGATTGTGAAGCCTGTGAAGGTTTCTGCGCCCCGAGTTGGTGGAAAACGCTAA